The genomic stretch GAGAGCGGGGATCTCAGGAGCAAGTTCGTCGCCATGGTTGGAGGACCGCCTACCGGACCCAAGTTCGATCGAGACGGCGGCATCCGCAAGAAATGGAATCAGCCGGCAAAGTACGCCGGCCTGATCCGTTGATCTGAACAACACGGTGTTGCGCGATCAGTTCAGAGCGAGGGAGAGGCGTCATGCGTCCAGTGTACGAAGACTTCTTTTTGATCGTGGACGGGTCGGAAGGGAGCTATACTGTCGAGGCTCAGGGACGAGGTGGCATCCGTGTCCCTCCGCTACCATTTGAGTATCACAGGACAGACGAGCTAGACGTCGAGCTGAACCGTATTAGAGAGGGCTTTGCGCCCGCACGTGAGCGGATGGAATTGGTGGGTACCCTACTCTTCAATGCGCTTTTCCCCCGGAAGATCATTCGGGCATTTGAGCATGCGTCGACGGTGTTGGATGAAGGGGTGAACCTGCGGGTGAAGCTGATCGCGCGTCCCCCGGAATTGAGCCACCTACCGTGGGAACTCCTCTTTGATCCGGATAAGGGGGTCTTCTTGGCAGCCCGGCTCTCTTATCCGATCGTGCGTTTCATTGAGACCGGTATT from bacterium encodes the following:
- a CDS encoding CHAT domain-containing protein — encoded protein: MRPVYEDFFLIVDGSEGSYTVEAQGRGGIRVPPLPFEYHRTDELDVELNRIREGFAPARERMELVGTLLFNALFPRKIIRAFEHASTVLDEGVNLRVKLIARPPELSHLPWELLFDPDKGVFLAARLSYPIVRFIETGIPVARLLARRPLRLLHLQPGPPDTSPVEGIASENAVRQALGAHGDVKSVRQTTPEELQDVLREQPGFHILHYHGHGKFDFHRGAGYLCLHDEDGGIHRLDGEMLATYLDGTSVRLVV